tatatatatatatataggggaccgctagaatgagaaccacctcgagttgtaagaaccgcgagaaccacaccgtacggggcgaggtggaccaaatttttttttcaaaaacggaGATGCATGTactataaacacattcgtaaaaaaaaattttaaaaaaatgtcgtgcgtgtagttttttacaccacaagtttgtggtttacgagtttcgtaaatttacggaactcgtaaaccacaaacttgtggtgtaaaaaactacacgcacgacattttttaaaaaaaaaaattttacgaatgtgtttataatacatgcatctacgtttttaaaaaaaaaaattggtccacctcgccccggatcaagtagttctcgcggttcttacaactcgaggtggttcttattctagcggccccctatatatatatatatatatatatatatatatatatatatatatatatatatatattcattcaGTGTAATACATTATatacgagttttttaaagatataatttttttattatttagtatataaaattttatatatatatatatatatatatatatatatatatatatatatatatatatatatatatatatatatataggatcgctaaaatgaaaaccacctctagttgtaagaactaTGGGAACCACTTTTTAGCCCTTAGATCAACtggatggatggatgagattaaaagtagaaaatattaatattaaaagctttttgacttattatgtttttaatattttattgttaaagggtatttaggtaaaattgcttttttttgtctttttatatatatatattattttttaatgtCTTTTTTGTCCCATTCATTGATTACTTTTTAgttttaataattttttattaataaactGATTTTTTGGTTTAAAAACTTTTTTGAAATCAGATTTTTTTAACGCGTTGACatttacgttaaaaactttacgcgccgtttttttaaagTTTTAGGCGCCGTTTTTTACGGTTTACGCGCTGTTTTTACGTTTCGatcgtcgtttttttaacgcgccgattTTTACGCCGGGCTTTTTCAAGCATCGTTTTTTTTTtgcgcgccgttttttacgttttaacgcgccgttttttttacgttttatgttaaaattTTTGCGTTTtaccgcgccgttttttaacgttTTACGTATTTTTCGTTTTAACACGcggttttttttacgttttacgtttttacgttttttacatttttaacgcgtcgtttttaagttttacgatttacgttaaaactttttacgttttacctaaaattttttacgtttttttgtttttacgttttacgtttaaaaAGTtgacgtttttacgttttacgttaaactttttacgttttacattaaaaagtttacggtttaacagttttttttacaaaaacaatTTTACGCAacacgaacgcacccagaaaaaGCAAACTTTTTACGATAACATTTTtaacgttttacgcgccggtttttacgttttacgtaaaactttttacgttttactaaaaaaaattacgattttacgttttacctaaaactttttacgatttacgaaaaactttttatgttttacgtaaaactttttacgttttacgtcttacgattttacgttaaaaagtttacggtttaacttttttttttacaaagctGTTTTTACGCAAAACCGAACGCATCCAGAAAATCGCAcactcgggaggtgtctcagatagtttgctatcatcatcgaccctcaaaaaaaaaaacccaaacaaacaaaaatcaaaagaacgagcggattcttgaaaaaaacgaagttttggctcagattttccgataatcagaggctgtaaaagtggggttgcaggttcaaaaacctaccctccaccatccttgccgcgcaatcgtcagttttttttttttttttttttttttttgcatcatcactgCCGATCCAATAAGGCACCAGATTCAACtgatttaaacattcaaaaggGACAAGAACATCATTCAAACATATTCAAAACAGATTCAAAACTGTATCAACTGAGATCAACCCCCCAAACATCAAAAATCGAATCAACACAGATCAACCCCCCAAACATCAAAAATCACCAGAAACATCAAGAACACATAATCATAGTTCACTGATTCAAACAAAAATCACTGATCAGAAATCAAACAAGAACAAACCCACATAGTTCATTAGGCAAAAAATCAAGAACCCCCATCAAACAAGAAACATCAAGAACACATAATCATAGTTCACTGATTCAAACAAAAATCACtgatcaaaaatcaaacaagaacAAACCCACATAGTTCATCAGGCAAAAAATCACtgatcaaaaatcaaacaagaacAAACCCACATATCTTACTAGAGAGAGAAACACCCTTCAAAGGCCACCTCCGCCGCCGCTATCCCACCGCCGCCGTCATCTTTCTCAGATCCAGGATTGGGCGGTGGTTGAGGTAGATCGGAAGAGATGAAGACGGTGGTGGTCGGATTTGTTTCAGGTTGTTGGCAGGCATTCACCGGAGGGGAGGGGGTGTTTGAGGTAGATCGGAAGAGATGAATGAAGAACCCATATGAATatttgaagagagagagagagagaacttcAGATGAAAGAACCCATATGAATATTTTAAGAGAGAGAGAACTTCAATGAAATTGATTTAAAGAATTGAAGAGAGACTAAATGAAATAAGAAAGATGAAAGAGACAAGTTCTGGTGACAAtaaatggagagagagagagtgaggatttgacattggggtaaaagaccaaaatacccttatagtTGTCATAaactgattggttgagagtggttctcacggttcttacaattCAGTATAATACATTATatacgagttttttaaagatataatttttttattatttagtatataaaattatatttattcaacccatgtaatacacgtggttctaacctagtttaagTATATAAGTACTCATGTTTCATTCTACCTATAAAAGTTTCGTAAGGTTAAACAAGGAAACTTTTAGAATAGTGAACGTGGCGCTACAATATATGTATTATTTTTATGATCTAGGAAagttggtttttaataaaccaacctttgtcccgttggtaaataataatcttacttacgtaattggtatacaataatcctacctatcaacatgttggtactcaatgaacttccgttaattttttttaactgaagttagtttttaaattttatttattacacaaacagtccatgtagttgtaatttactagttttaactattctAATCGATGATGGCAGTGTGTAAAAGCTGCAGAAATCCAGTTAAagctagtaaattacaactacagggactgtttgtataataaataaaacttaaaaactaacttcagttaaaaaaaattaaccgaagttcattgagtaccaacatgttgataggtagaattattatttaacaattacgtaggtaagattattatttaccaacgagACAAAgattggtttattaaaaaccaattttcctatgATCTATGATATTAAGGCTACATTATTAAATGACTAATCTTAATCTACCTATTATACTAAAAGAATACACTTAATGCCACATGTCCTTTTCTTAAACCATTTTTAATTGATGTGGACACCCTCTTAGGCCAGAGAATTCCCTCTTGGGCGCCAATCTCTTTTCCTAATCTCCTTCTCACGTACGTTTCTTCCCACCTCTATCTCTCTCTTCTTTCCCCCATTTTTTCTTTAACCCTAATCATCCACCGCTACAATCCTTTCGATTTGAATCCGGATCTGATTAATCTCATACTGGTAAGTTTTTGAAGTTCATGTTTCATTCATAGATCTGTAGTCCCAGATTAGGGCTTAAAACTAAACCTTGCTGTTTGAATCCAGTTTTGATTTATCGCGACTTCATCTATGGCGACTTCATCTCTTGAATTCATCTATGTCGATTTCCTCTTATCCTGGTATGTTCAAGGAACCCTAGATTTTATCCACCTGCTCTTTTGTCTTCTTCATCTCACGTGCTCTTCTTTGTCTCCCGGTGACGATCCGATTTCGATTTTGAATCTATTTTAACTGGTATGTGAATCTGTTATAACCCTAATTGTTTAGCACTGGATcgatttgttttatttttgttctATCATTTTTGTGAATGTTTTTCAAGTTACGGATTACTGTTTTACTCTGTATTGTCTCTCTATGCTTCATATTTCTAAAGCCTTTAGGGTTGTCGGTGTGCCTTCGAAAACCATTGTTACAATTGGATTATTTGTTTTGGGATTTAGAGAATATGTAACTGCTTGATGTTTTGTTACAAATATATTATTTGTTTTCAGATTAAAAGAATTTGTAACTGTTAAATGTTTAGGTTAGGTTTAATTTTGGTGAAATGAATTTTTATGATTGTGATTGTAAGTTTTTATCGATGATGTTTTATGCAGTACCTAAATGAGAGTGTTTTACCCATGATTGGTATCGGTTTAGTCGAATTGGAGCTTTTAATTATGTACTTGATAATGATATCATTCCTCTAATGTGGCGTTATCTTTTTATAAGGTTTGATTTTACTCGCTTTTTAATACATGAATGTTTAGTTATTTACACAAGTTTTTGATGTATTGTTTAGGATTTGCGGTTTATTTTAATACATGAGTGTTTAGTTATTTACACAAGTTTTTGATGTATTGTTTAGGATTTGCGGTTTATACGTTAAGATGTAtttatatttttaagttttttgtGTACAGGTCCTGTCAATGAATCAGGAAATCAGCTCGCATATATTCTTTTTGTCATCCAGGTTCGTCTATTTTTCACTTCTAAACAGAAGTAGTTCTGTTCTAGCTTCGTATTTAATTATATGTATGGTGGTTCCTCATTTGTTGTACATGTATGTCTTGAAGGAAATATCTCAAAAGCTTCTGTCATGACAACTTTAAGTGTTGGCCGGTCATCAGCCATCTAGAGACCAAAATCCATGAAAATTTGGTGAACGTTTCCAAAATAAAGCCTTCCCAAGTCTCTCTGGTGCCATGATCGTAAGCATTGCTACACATCCTAATGCAATGAAGGTATCTCAACCCACTTCACTTCCTTTTTATCttttactaatttttttttgaaaaaaaaatattagttGCAACATTAACGATTGTGATCTCAATTCTATGGAATCCTTTGTTTAAGGTGGGCTTCCGATCTCAACTCAAATACAAAGGTACATTGCCTTTAACTTATCATGTTGAACTATGTTAATTTATGCATTTTTGACAAACTGAGTTATGATAGTAATCTATTATTCAAATGGATATTGACCCAACCCGTATCAATCGAATGCATATATTATGCATATTTGGCTTTAAGGATCGAAGATCTCCTAAGATACGAATTCAAACTCGCAAACACGGGAATCTTCTTGACAAAAGAATTATTGTTGCTGTCATACATGGGATTGCCAATCTAAATACCTTTCCGGTCATTATGTTTGCACAATAGGAGATATTGGTGATTGAGAAACTAAAACAAAGGTATGTTATATTTGTAATGTATCTGCTTATTAAATATATATGGGTTTTCTTTTCGGGAATTCTAATTTAACTGACCAAATGGTATAGGTTGTGAGGTTGTGCTAATAGAAAATGATATAGATGCAAGACCATTTTCTTCACAAAGCCTTGGCATGCCTGCCACCATTACCCTGGTTAGTGTTCTCAGAATATTTGTCAAATCCTATATGGTTGCGTCATTTACGCGTATTTAGTGTGGGCCCACCAGGTTAAAAAAAAGGTAATATTTTTAAGGTGAATTAAGCTATGGTCATTTAAGCATATTTAGTGTGGACCCTTTGGTGTTTCTATTCCTTTGGGTTTTCGTGCTTATATGGTATATGAAGAAGAGAAAACAAACACAAGAAGGTGGGGAACTGTATTATGTTTAAGCACATGTGCTGGTTTAGCATACGCATATTGCCTTCAGGTAACATTGCCTTTTACATTGCGGCTAGAGGCGACAATTTGAACCCTTGGTTATACAAATGGGCTATCTTTAAATGAGTGCCAAGTCCAGCTCAATATACTGAAGTTATTATTTACCCAATCCAACCCATTTTGCTCCTCTTCGGGTCAAGATTGTCAGGTTTAAATGAAATTATATTATCATTTAGTTTGACCtgtagtttttttattatttatggtTTTACTAGTTGTTGAAGAGTGGGTTGATTCTGGTGATCCATGTAGACAAGATAATTAAGATTGTAAGGCTTTTAAATAAAAATGTTCTCATCACGATGCAAGTAGTTGACACCCGTATTTTTAACTCCTCACTGCTATGGACTGACTAACGGGTCAAGTCAAGGTGGGTGGAGTTGGTTCACGAACGAACAGAGTGACTTGGTTTTTTTTGTATAAATTACATACATAGTTAGCATATTAATTTGTTAATACATTATAAAGGAAAATGGTCAGATGAGTCTTTCATAAATATTTATAAATGCTACAACTTCCTGAAACCTTTTGTATAACAGACTTAGTCCTTAAATTGAGGGTTCATATGTTATGTTACCATATATCACCTACATGGCTACATGAAATGTAAACAAATTCATGTGAGAAAGGTTTAGAACTCACAATGATatctagggatgagcaaatggtaccaagtaccggtaccgaatttactgAACCCGATACATTtttggtaccgacttttgacattttcggtaccaagttttgacattttcggtatgGTTCCGGTAggttaccggtttttaccttcaaataccggtatcgaaccgtaccataccgggtatattcggtaccggtacccacttttggagattttcggtaccggttggtaccgagctcatccctgaTGATATCTATGATATGTCTTTTAGGCTTGGAACTTAAACATTCATATCTTTTAGCATTGCTTTGTTTGCATGGAAACATGTTTGTTAAGATAATTTCATCGATTCAGTACCAAGTAATAAAGCAAAGTGCTGATGATGCATTCTACGAGTTGCAGAACCCTGCAGAACAAATTCAaccttatatttttgatggtaaATACTTACTTCTTTTCCAGCTCCTATATCACAAGACATGGAAAGATAACTCGATCACGTTGGATAATAGATCAAAACATGTCTGACCGTGTTCCCAAAACACACATTGTTCAAAATTGTCaaatctttaattaaaaaaattagtgtTTTAAATGATAAAATTTGTTGCAGCTATCGAGCACAGGTTCCAAGAATGACTTTGGATCAACTCTTTGAGCAGAAGAATGAAGTTGCAAAAACTGTATTGGAGGAACTTGAGAAGGTATACTTTAGAAATCATATATGTTCATGGTTTATGGGCAtacaaaattacgattttgtcgcTCATCGATCAAGGTTACCCTAAACTTTGAGATATTTTCAGGCTGTGCTATTATATGTCAGGTGATGGTAGAATATGGGTGCACAATAAAGCACATACTGATGGTCGACATCATACTTGATCCCTCTGTGCGTGGAGCAATGAATGAGATCAATGCAGGTAATTGTTTGTTTTGCCTATCTGGACAAcaacttttgtattttcaaacatCGCGTGGTTATATAATTTAAGACTTAAAATGATGAATGAGTCTTAGTAATAATATTATTTGTAGCCAGTTTACAGGATGTGTTTATTGAACATATATTGCAGTAAATAGTTAGTGAGACCTTTGTTTTTCATCCTCTTTGATGTGGTTGAATATGATTGTGACCTTCGTGTTATTTCTAACGGGTTAGTTGGTAAATCAAGAGATCCTCTCTCTGTCCAAAGATTATTGTCCACAAAAATACAGACAAATGTTTATTGCAGATTTTTTTTAGTAGAATGACAAGTTTACCCTCAATGCATTTAGGATACCAATTCTGGTGAGAAGCTTGCAAGATTCAAAAAGTAATAATGATTAAGGTTATAATATGACAATTAGTTGATGGTTATTATCTACaaatgtgtgatggttggtttTTTTAATATGTGATAGTTGGTTGATTTTTATTAATCTGATTGGTCTGTGCTTCATCCATATTTTTGATGTTATTGATCTGATAAATTTTGGCAAAGGAATCAAGTTGTTTaaagtaaaatatattatataaaatgaCATGTAATTTTTCTTAATTATTTGTTAATGAGAAGCAACTTCGTGTTAAAGAGTATGGGGTGTTAAAATTTGTTAATAATCGTAATACGGGAACCAATTGCGAGTATAGTAGCATCTATATTTATGTGTAATTTATCAAATAAATAGATTTATAAGAAGTATTTTCTTTatacaacccgtgtaatacacgggatcTTAAACtagttcttttataaaataaattacaAGAAGTGTGACTATGAATTTCTCccattgaatttttttttttatttgtagcTAGTTTATTTTAGTTTATATATCTCAGCAATTATTGATTTTGTATAATTAAAATCGAACCATTTTAGTTTATATATCTCAGCAATTATTGATTTTGTATAATTAGAATCGAACCTTTTCTAATACGAATTATTTCAAATTATCAACTCTTAAGTCTCTTACTATCCCTACATCCGTATCCATGTGAAATACGCCACCAACCAGGCTGTTGGATGTTGTGTAATGCAAACAAATGATGCAAATAAATAAAGTTGactaaacaaataaacaaataattaaatagagtaaaatgccaaaattgTCCATGAGTTTGGTCATAATTGTTTATTCTATCTAAAATTATATTTTGTGCATTTAAGTCCTTGGCATTTGCATTTTATTgtcatttttatttaaattactaACACCGTTTAAAATTAAGCGTTAACTCATGGGCAATTAGACATTTTacccatttttttatttttaattttctttttaaccttccaataaaaactaaaaaaattaataaaccTTTAACCCCACCCACtccactctttctctctctccaaACATCTTTCCcgcatctctctctctctaacttgGGCAGTTGCGGTGgaggtggtggggtggggtgacGGTGGAGGCGTTGGTTGTTTGGTAGTGGCGGTGGAAATGGGGTCATAATGGAGGTGGCGGTTGTTGTGGGCAGTCGTGGTGGAGGTGAGGTGATGGTGGAAGCGATGGTTGTTATGGacagtggtggtggaggtggtggtggtggtggttgttgttggtagtggtggtggtggtgcggtgATGGTGGAGACGGGGGTTGTTGTGAGgcagtgatggtggtggttgggtTATATGCATTAACGGCTTGTACTAAGTTTTAACATGTTGTATCTTATCTAAATAAACAAAAATGTCCATCATCTTAAAATCATGACATGCGCAAATGATATCGATACGTAATTTACATCCATCCAATCATAAAAAAGAATATCGGTATTGATGTTATTATACACCAATCAAATTAAATGATAAATAAGATATTATTAGAAAATATGATTGAAACTATCACTATTAAATATTAATCAGAGTTGTATTTTAATAGCATTAGATAGATTTAGTCATTAGTTGAACTAACTATACGAAAAGATAAAGACTTTTTTGTTCTTTTCATATATATTTCATTGAAGAATTACTTTTATAATGGATTTAAATATCtctttatatattattaaaagatATTGTTGGTACATTTTTTATTATATAAGAAAAGATGCTTATTTTAGGATATTCATGTACATAAATAATTTTTATGTTACTTATTTGAGTATTTAACTCGTTCAAAATAATAAAAGATAACATGAATCAACCCTTTGAACAGCAAATATGCCGCAACTTGGAACAAGAGTGTGATTGTTTAGTTCAAAATCCTATTTTATTATTGATTTAGGATTGAAGAATTGGGG
Above is a window of Helianthus annuus cultivar XRQ/B chromosome 14, HanXRQr2.0-SUNRISE, whole genome shotgun sequence DNA encoding:
- the LOC110906403 gene encoding hypersensitive-induced response protein 4 — translated: MFVKIISSIQYQVIKQSADDAFYELQNPAEQIQPYIFDGKYLLLFQLLYHKTWKDNSITYRAQVPRMTLDQLFEQKNEVAKTVLEELEKVMVEYGCTIKHILMVDIILDPSVRGAMNEINAASLQDVFIEHILQ